From Demequina lutea, a single genomic window includes:
- a CDS encoding NAD(P)-dependent oxidoreductase, with the protein MSPRVAVLGLGAMGLPMATHLARDHEVIAFDVNPERLSLAKLAGVRPAESPAEACAGADVVLIGVRDAAQLERALFGPLGAAEGLAAGAVVILTSTVGRDAAREAAHRLKELQVHLIDAPVSGGPVRAGEGDLLIMVGADPAALAQGRSVLEALASTLTVAGPHVGDGQMLKTVNQLLCGVHTAAAAEALALAHALGLDLDSTLEVLGKGAAASFMLSDRGPRIAQQLTGARPELRSRLDVISKDMGIVAGLAREVKVATPVAGAAGQLFLLGEALGFSAEDDSIIATALHAASPESA; encoded by the coding sequence GTGAGTCCCCGCGTTGCGGTCCTGGGATTGGGAGCCATGGGGCTACCGATGGCGACCCACCTCGCTCGTGACCACGAGGTCATCGCCTTCGATGTCAACCCGGAGCGCCTGAGCCTGGCCAAGCTGGCGGGCGTACGCCCCGCCGAGTCCCCCGCCGAGGCGTGCGCCGGGGCCGACGTCGTCCTGATCGGGGTGCGGGATGCTGCCCAGCTTGAGCGCGCGCTGTTCGGACCGCTGGGCGCTGCCGAGGGGTTGGCCGCAGGTGCCGTCGTCATCCTGACCTCTACCGTCGGCCGTGACGCGGCGCGCGAGGCCGCCCACAGGCTCAAGGAGTTGCAGGTGCACCTCATCGATGCGCCGGTCAGCGGCGGACCGGTTCGCGCCGGCGAGGGCGACCTGTTGATCATGGTGGGTGCCGACCCCGCAGCCCTTGCTCAAGGCCGGTCAGTGCTGGAGGCCCTGGCCTCCACGCTCACCGTCGCCGGGCCGCACGTGGGCGACGGCCAGATGCTCAAGACGGTGAACCAGCTGCTCTGCGGCGTGCACACCGCAGCCGCGGCCGAGGCCCTCGCGCTCGCTCACGCCCTGGGCCTGGACCTCGACAGCACGCTCGAGGTCCTCGGCAAGGGCGCGGCCGCCTCGTTCATGCTTTCCGACCGCGGGCCTCGCATCGCGCAGCAGCTCACCGGGGCACGACCGGAACTGCGGTCGAGGCTGGACGTGATCTCGAAGGACATGGGCATCGTCGCGGGCCTCGCGCGCGAGGTCAAGGTTGCGACGCCCGTTGCGGGAGCCGCCGGCCAGCTGTTCCTGCTCGGCGAAGCCCTGGGCTTCTCCGCGGAAGACGACTCGATCATCGCCACAGCCCTGCACGCCGCAAGCCCCGAGTCCGCCTGA
- a CDS encoding sugar phosphate isomerase/epimerase family protein: MSDAVHAPTSPSQSWPIAAAMLPFPASQEAPAEVWHDQFAEVAFEGFTEVDLTDSWVKVGNMEASRLTELADVLRQTGLRPEAVSAIRCSVIDPDAGEANLAYSHRTIDAAAQLGCSVVSVGLHRPLAPQQRDVLWFWTVDGPKDDDSAETWQLAVRRLRELGEHAHDAGVLLSLEMYEDTLLGSAESAVRLVQDINHSAVGLNPDLGNLFRLHRDIESFQAAVEACLPLSNYWHVKNYYRDTEPTTGAVVSLPAPMYSGSMNYRTAVKTAVAVGYTGPFCVEHYGGDGLSVMAENRTYLRKLLAVATGEVARASRGTDVGVK; encoded by the coding sequence GTGTCCGACGCTGTACATGCCCCAACCTCTCCCAGCCAGAGCTGGCCCATCGCCGCCGCGATGCTCCCGTTCCCCGCCTCACAGGAGGCGCCCGCGGAGGTCTGGCACGACCAGTTCGCCGAGGTCGCATTCGAAGGCTTCACGGAGGTCGATCTCACCGACTCGTGGGTGAAGGTGGGCAATATGGAGGCTTCCCGCCTGACCGAGTTGGCCGACGTGCTGCGCCAGACCGGTCTGCGTCCTGAGGCGGTCTCGGCGATCCGATGCAGCGTGATCGACCCCGATGCGGGGGAGGCGAACCTCGCCTACTCCCACCGCACCATCGACGCCGCCGCGCAGCTCGGTTGCTCGGTGGTCAGCGTCGGCCTGCACCGGCCATTGGCGCCCCAGCAACGCGACGTCCTGTGGTTCTGGACCGTCGACGGGCCCAAGGACGACGACTCCGCGGAGACGTGGCAGCTGGCGGTCCGCCGGCTGCGAGAGCTCGGTGAGCACGCCCACGACGCCGGCGTCTTGCTGTCCCTGGAGATGTACGAGGACACGCTTCTGGGTTCGGCCGAGTCCGCCGTGCGCCTGGTGCAGGACATCAACCACTCGGCGGTAGGACTCAACCCGGACTTGGGCAACCTCTTTCGACTGCACCGCGACATCGAGTCGTTCCAAGCGGCCGTCGAAGCCTGCCTGCCGCTGTCCAACTACTGGCACGTGAAGAACTACTACCGCGACACGGAACCCACGACGGGCGCGGTCGTCTCCTTGCCCGCCCCGATGTACTCGGGCTCAATGAACTACCGCACCGCGGTCAAGACGGCGGTCGCGGTCGGCTACACCGGCCCGTTCTGCGTCGAGCACTACGGCGGCGACGGGCTGTCGGTGATGGCCGAGAATCGCACGTACCTGCGCAAGCTGCTGGCGGTCGCCACCGGTGAGGTCGCGCGGGCAAGCCGCGGCACCGACGTGGGTGTCAAGTGA
- a CDS encoding GntR family transcriptional regulator — protein sequence MDIRSGWPGVVNLAEAAAVGGAVVHRRSLADDVYERLIELLLEAELEPGARLQIDGLARVWQVSQTPIREALARAEASGLVVRQPLRGYQVAPLLSPGEFEQLVEMRLLIEPHCAARACERADDDVFDLLERQQAVMRDSPKGPTSHDYRDYLRADIAFHETIAAASGNRFLPAALAVTSTHAHRFRRFGGGTITDATDSLREHSVVLRALRARDAEGASVAMRQHLLGVAERGRGVVSLPVQERPSSSGSPTGWPSSPPSSHAAAGSHVNAE from the coding sequence ATGGACATTAGATCAGGCTGGCCAGGCGTCGTCAACCTGGCAGAAGCAGCAGCGGTCGGGGGCGCGGTAGTCCATCGACGCTCGCTCGCCGACGATGTCTACGAGCGTCTGATCGAGCTGCTGCTGGAGGCGGAGCTTGAGCCGGGAGCACGGCTCCAGATCGATGGGCTGGCGCGGGTCTGGCAGGTGTCGCAAACGCCGATCCGCGAGGCGCTGGCCCGCGCAGAGGCCAGCGGACTCGTGGTGCGGCAGCCGCTGCGGGGGTATCAGGTGGCGCCTTTGCTGTCGCCAGGAGAGTTCGAGCAGCTCGTGGAGATGCGTCTGCTGATTGAGCCGCACTGCGCCGCCAGGGCGTGCGAGCGCGCCGATGACGACGTGTTCGACCTGCTCGAGCGCCAGCAGGCCGTCATGCGGGATTCGCCCAAGGGCCCCACTTCGCACGACTATCGTGACTACCTGCGAGCGGACATTGCCTTCCACGAGACGATCGCCGCAGCCAGCGGGAACCGATTCCTCCCGGCGGCACTTGCCGTGACGAGCACCCACGCGCACCGGTTCCGCCGGTTTGGCGGAGGAACCATCACCGATGCCACTGATTCCCTACGCGAACACTCAGTCGTCCTGCGCGCCCTGCGCGCCCGAGATGCTGAGGGTGCCAGCGTAGCGATGCGCCAACACTTGCTCGGCGTGGCAGAGCGCGGCCGGGGGGTCGTGTCGCTCCCCGTCCAGGAGCGCCCTTCGTCGAGCGGCTCGCCTACGGGTTGGCCCTCATCGCCGCCGAGTTCTCACGCTGCGGCCGGCAGTCATGTCAACGCCGAGTGA
- a CDS encoding IS256 family transposase: MIDKQAREERGRAQREGVQALEASGALDDLYAKIDAGEVQFDGRDGLIQQLIRAGLERGLQAELTEHVGYDRGDPDAWLHSNSRNGSFAKTVATSVGDVDLAIPRDRDGSFTPVLVPKGSRRLGGLDDMIISLYAGGMTVRDIEHHLVSTIGTELSRETISKITDEVLDEVLAWQQRPLEAFYPVIYLDALVVKVRDGAHVRNKAAHIAVGVDLDGIKHVLGIWIQATEGAKFWAGVCAQLANRGIQDVLIVCCDGLTGFPEAIEATWPQSTVQTCVVHLIRSAMRFVNYKSRKAVAAALKPIYQAADEDAALAALTEFAASDLGIANPNTVRVFEDAWDRFTPFLAFPPMLRRVIYTTNAIESLNYQLRKIIKNRGHFPSDDAVVKLLWLAICNIEDKRARDRAKERGRAPGVKRNAEGRLVEGQITTNWKQALSQLAIAYPDRIQPYL; this comes from the coding sequence ATGATTGATAAGCAGGCGCGTGAGGAACGCGGTCGGGCTCAACGGGAGGGTGTCCAGGCGCTTGAAGCCTCTGGTGCTCTCGATGACCTCTACGCGAAGATCGATGCGGGCGAGGTCCAATTCGACGGTAGGGATGGCCTGATCCAACAGTTGATACGGGCGGGCTTGGAACGCGGGTTGCAGGCCGAACTGACTGAGCACGTCGGCTATGACAGGGGCGACCCGGATGCGTGGTTGCATTCCAACTCACGCAACGGCAGCTTTGCGAAGACCGTCGCGACCAGTGTCGGTGATGTCGATCTGGCGATCCCCAGGGACCGGGACGGGTCGTTTACCCCGGTGTTGGTCCCCAAGGGCTCCAGGCGGCTTGGTGGCCTTGATGACATGATCATCTCCCTCTACGCAGGCGGGATGACTGTTCGCGATATTGAGCACCACCTCGTGTCCACGATCGGCACCGAACTCAGCCGGGAGACGATCAGCAAGATCACCGATGAGGTCCTCGACGAAGTCCTCGCATGGCAGCAGCGACCGCTCGAGGCGTTCTACCCGGTGATCTACCTGGACGCCTTGGTGGTCAAGGTCCGTGATGGTGCCCACGTGCGCAACAAGGCCGCACACATCGCGGTCGGTGTTGACCTGGACGGCATCAAGCACGTATTAGGGATCTGGATCCAGGCCACCGAGGGAGCGAAGTTTTGGGCCGGTGTGTGCGCCCAGCTGGCCAACCGTGGAATCCAGGACGTGCTCATCGTGTGTTGTGACGGGCTGACTGGCTTCCCCGAAGCGATCGAAGCGACCTGGCCGCAGTCGACGGTTCAAACCTGTGTGGTGCACCTGATCCGCTCCGCGATGAGGTTCGTGAACTACAAGTCCCGCAAAGCCGTCGCTGCCGCGCTCAAGCCCATCTACCAGGCCGCAGACGAAGACGCCGCCCTGGCCGCGCTGACCGAGTTCGCGGCCTCCGACCTGGGCATCGCGAACCCGAACACGGTGCGAGTGTTCGAGGACGCCTGGGACAGGTTCACCCCGTTCCTGGCGTTCCCACCCATGCTAAGGCGGGTGATCTACACGACCAACGCGATCGAGTCGCTCAACTACCAGTTACGCAAAATCATCAAGAACCGAGGCCACTTCCCCTCCGATGACGCCGTCGTGAAGCTACTTTGGCTCGCGATCTGCAACATCGAAGACAAGCGGGCCCGCGACCGAGCCAAGGAACGCGGACGGGCGCCAGGCGTCAAACGCAACGCCGAAGGCCGCCTCGTCGAAGGCCAGATCACCACGAACTGGAAGCAAGCCCTCTCACAACTCGCGATCGCCTACCCCGACCGCATCCAGCCCTACCTCTAA
- a CDS encoding glycoside hydrolase family 15 protein produces MARVEDYALIGDLHTAALVSTEGSIDWLCLPHFDSPACFAALLDTRDAGHWLLSPVEGGTCTRRAYVEDTLVLETEWVTASGTVRVIDFMPIRHKAPDVVRIVVGVSGAVQMRSELRLRFDYGRVVPWVRHDADEMRAIAGPDAVRLCSPVTSAGKDWATVADFTVNAGDRVPFVLTWSLSHERQPIRIDAEEALAATTTFWTDWSGKGADAEGPYREPIKRSLLTLKALTYQPTGAIVAAATTSLPERIGGSRNWDYRYCWLRDSTYTLQALLAAGYLAEAKAWREWLLRSIAGDPSTLQIMYSIDGTRRLPEAELPWLAGYENSSPVRTGNQASGQLQLDVWGETLDSLNLAREAGIHTSADAWAIQVALMEHLEGEWQEPDNGLWEVRGDRRHFTHSKVMAWVAADRMSRAVADHHLEGPGKRWEALRDEIRADVLAHGYDSEHNTFTQSYDSKVLDASLLMIPRVGFLPGTDPRVKGTIAAIQNGLTQDGLVLRYQTSEADDGLPGHEGVFLACSFWLVDALHGAGERKQATTLFERLLTLRNDVGLLSEEWDPHAKRQLGNTPQAFSHFALVTSAFQLHSGRAHRSDQPLTKTTDGGM; encoded by the coding sequence ATGGCGAGAGTTGAAGATTACGCACTGATCGGCGATTTGCACACGGCGGCGTTAGTCAGCACCGAGGGCTCGATCGACTGGTTGTGTTTGCCGCACTTCGACTCCCCCGCGTGTTTTGCGGCGCTTCTCGACACTCGCGATGCCGGCCATTGGTTGCTCTCGCCCGTCGAAGGTGGGACGTGCACGCGTCGGGCGTATGTCGAGGACACGCTGGTGCTGGAGACCGAGTGGGTGACGGCGAGCGGGACCGTCCGTGTCATTGACTTCATGCCGATCCGCCACAAGGCGCCCGACGTCGTCCGAATCGTGGTGGGCGTCAGCGGTGCCGTGCAGATGCGCTCTGAGCTTCGCCTCCGCTTCGATTACGGCCGTGTGGTGCCCTGGGTTCGTCACGACGCGGATGAGATGCGGGCCATTGCGGGTCCGGACGCTGTGCGCCTCTGCAGCCCGGTGACAAGCGCGGGCAAGGACTGGGCGACCGTCGCCGATTTCACCGTGAACGCTGGCGATCGGGTCCCGTTCGTCTTGACGTGGAGCCTGAGCCATGAGCGGCAGCCGATCCGCATCGACGCCGAAGAGGCGCTGGCGGCCACCACCACGTTTTGGACGGACTGGAGTGGCAAGGGCGCGGACGCCGAGGGTCCCTATCGTGAGCCGATCAAGCGGTCGCTGCTCACACTCAAGGCGCTGACCTATCAGCCCACGGGCGCGATCGTCGCGGCAGCGACCACCTCGTTGCCGGAGCGGATCGGTGGTTCCCGCAACTGGGACTACCGGTATTGCTGGCTGCGAGATTCGACGTACACGCTCCAGGCGCTCCTCGCGGCCGGGTATCTCGCGGAGGCGAAGGCTTGGCGGGAGTGGTTGCTGCGATCAATTGCGGGCGATCCAAGCACGCTGCAGATCATGTACAGCATCGACGGCACCCGACGCCTGCCCGAGGCCGAACTGCCCTGGCTCGCAGGGTATGAGAACTCCTCCCCGGTGCGCACCGGCAACCAAGCCTCGGGCCAACTCCAACTCGACGTGTGGGGCGAGACGCTCGACAGTCTGAATCTGGCGCGAGAGGCGGGCATCCACACGTCCGCCGACGCGTGGGCCATCCAGGTCGCGCTCATGGAGCACCTGGAGGGTGAGTGGCAGGAGCCCGACAACGGACTCTGGGAGGTGCGAGGCGACCGCCGCCACTTCACCCATTCGAAGGTCATGGCGTGGGTCGCCGCCGATCGGATGTCCCGCGCCGTCGCCGATCACCACTTGGAGGGACCGGGCAAGCGTTGGGAAGCGCTTCGCGATGAGATCAGGGCCGACGTGCTCGCCCATGGCTACGACTCCGAACACAACACCTTCACGCAGTCATATGACAGCAAGGTGCTTGACGCCAGCCTGCTCATGATCCCCCGGGTCGGTTTCTTGCCGGGAACGGACCCCCGGGTCAAGGGAACGATCGCCGCAATCCAGAACGGCCTCACCCAGGACGGCCTGGTGTTGCGCTACCAGACGTCCGAAGCGGACGACGGCCTGCCCGGACACGAGGGCGTGTTCTTGGCCTGCTCGTTCTGGCTCGTCGACGCTCTCCACGGTGCGGGCGAACGAAAGCAAGCCACCACCCTCTTTGAACGACTCCTCACCCTTCGCAACGACGTCGGCCTGCTCAGCGAGGAGTGGGATCCCCACGCCAAGCGGCAACTGGGCAACACCCCGCAGGCCTTCAGCCACTTTGCACTGGTGACCAGCGCATTCCAGCTCCACTCGGGCCGCGCGCACCGCAGCGACCAGCCCCTCACCAAGACGACTGACGGTGGTATGTAG
- a CDS encoding sugar porter family MFS transporter has product MTKKATSEVNGFVYFAVAVAALGGLLFGYDTGVISGAILFVTKQFSLSSTMEEIVVSSVLVGAVVGATLGGALTGRFGRRKLIIVAGMVFTISALGTALAPTVGWLIAARVVSGIGIGIASFISPMYIAELVPAKVRGSLVAVNMLAITTGIVVAYMVDYAFSSGGQWRYMFGLAAVPSTALIIGMWRLPDSPRWLIGKSRVDQARRILQRARTGSDVGPEIADIQESMGEQSVGGIRGLFQPSLRMPMIVGMGLAIFQQVTGINTVIYYAPTIFKFVGITAAGPAILAGAGLTAVMWLFHLLAIFLLDRVGRRPLLLVGVAGQIIGLAILGAAFHFQQLASFKSGVAIGGLVIYVACFAFGLGPIFWLLISEIYPLKIRGAAMSAVTVTNWAMNLVVAVTFLTLVGVLGHAGTFWFYGVVALGAWVFFYRLVPETKGKTLEQIEEHWRSGKHARAL; this is encoded by the coding sequence ATGACAAAAAAGGCCACATCGGAAGTGAACGGATTTGTCTACTTCGCCGTGGCGGTCGCCGCTCTCGGAGGCCTGCTCTTTGGCTACGATACGGGCGTCATTTCCGGGGCCATATTGTTCGTGACGAAGCAGTTTTCCCTGTCGTCCACCATGGAGGAAATTGTCGTCAGTTCCGTCTTGGTGGGTGCCGTCGTTGGCGCGACGCTCGGGGGCGCGCTGACGGGCCGCTTTGGTCGCCGCAAGTTGATCATCGTGGCAGGAATGGTCTTTACCATCAGCGCCCTCGGCACGGCTCTGGCACCAACCGTTGGCTGGTTGATTGCGGCCAGGGTGGTCAGCGGCATCGGCATCGGCATCGCTTCATTCATCTCGCCGATGTACATCGCAGAGCTGGTGCCGGCAAAGGTTCGCGGTTCTTTGGTGGCGGTCAACATGCTGGCGATCACCACCGGCATCGTGGTTGCCTACATGGTGGACTACGCGTTTTCCTCGGGTGGGCAATGGCGCTACATGTTCGGACTGGCGGCCGTACCATCCACCGCGCTGATTATCGGAATGTGGCGGCTGCCCGATAGTCCGCGCTGGTTGATCGGCAAATCAAGAGTTGACCAGGCGAGGCGGATCTTGCAGCGCGCGCGCACGGGGTCGGACGTAGGCCCGGAAATCGCAGACATCCAAGAGAGCATGGGAGAGCAGAGTGTCGGCGGGATAAGGGGGCTGTTCCAGCCTTCGCTGAGGATGCCGATGATCGTCGGCATGGGGTTGGCGATATTTCAGCAGGTAACCGGCATCAACACCGTCATCTACTACGCCCCGACCATATTCAAGTTCGTCGGCATCACCGCCGCAGGGCCCGCGATACTAGCCGGAGCGGGGTTAACCGCGGTCATGTGGCTCTTCCATCTGCTGGCCATCTTTCTGCTGGACCGCGTCGGGCGGAGGCCCCTATTGCTGGTTGGGGTGGCCGGCCAGATCATTGGCCTCGCGATCTTGGGCGCGGCCTTTCACTTCCAGCAATTGGCGAGTTTCAAGAGTGGTGTCGCCATCGGCGGCCTAGTCATCTACGTCGCGTGTTTCGCCTTTGGCCTGGGGCCGATCTTCTGGCTACTGATTTCCGAGATCTATCCGTTGAAGATTCGTGGTGCGGCGATGAGCGCCGTGACAGTCACGAACTGGGCGATGAATCTGGTGGTGGCCGTGACGTTCCTGACCCTGGTCGGGGTTCTGGGGCACGCGGGAACATTCTGGTTCTACGGTGTCGTCGCCCTCGGCGCCTGGGTCTTCTTCTATCGGCTGGTGCCGGAAACCAAGGGGAAGACCCTGGAGCAAATTGAGGAACACTGGCGGTCGGGAAAGCACGCGCGGGCACTGTAG
- a CDS encoding VOC family protein, with protein MDVTTATVGLPVSDLDRAIEWYRAAFELPTADLEPAYGIVEFRLGPIWLQLSAEETARSGAEVVTRLGVADVAAERARLLALGIDVGPLHHVEGMIDYVDFRDPDGNALSLYTELS; from the coding sequence ATGGATGTAACGACGGCGACGGTGGGTTTGCCCGTGAGTGATCTCGACCGTGCGATCGAGTGGTATCGCGCGGCGTTTGAGTTGCCGACCGCCGACCTCGAGCCGGCGTACGGCATCGTCGAGTTTCGCCTTGGGCCCATCTGGCTCCAGTTGAGTGCCGAGGAAACCGCACGATCGGGCGCCGAGGTGGTGACCCGCCTTGGCGTGGCCGACGTCGCGGCAGAGCGCGCGCGGCTACTCGCCCTCGGCATCGACGTGGGTCCCCTCCACCACGTGGAGGGGATGATCGACTACGTCGACTTCCGCGACCCGGACGGCAACGCGCTCAGCCTGTACACCGAGTTGTCCTGA
- a CDS encoding ABC transporter permease translates to MKTTLTLTQRNLTVFFRDVGAVSLSLVASLVLFVLYVGFLGGLQVDSLQAQFPDASVDNINWFVSTWVFAGIVMITTVTTGIAGLGTFVSDRSSGRYRDFLVAPVKSWQLIAGYMVSSALVAIVMSGVVLLIGESYLLARGYPVAGALAMLQTLGYIVLLSLTFSGVSAFVVTFIKSIGAFAALSTVVGTLVGFLAGAYLPLGLLPPAVVNAINVLPFSQASMLIRIPLTEPAIEAVTGNQVQAVAAVRAFYGVDLSVGDFAITQGLAVGLLFAVMVVFATVATLRIRKVLQK, encoded by the coding sequence GTGAAGACGACGCTCACCTTGACCCAGCGGAATTTGACCGTATTCTTTCGCGATGTCGGTGCCGTGAGCCTATCGCTCGTCGCCTCTTTGGTTCTGTTTGTCCTCTACGTCGGCTTTCTCGGCGGTCTGCAAGTGGACAGTTTACAGGCACAATTTCCCGATGCGTCAGTGGATAATATCAACTGGTTTGTGAGTACCTGGGTGTTCGCGGGCATCGTGATGATCACCACCGTAACGACTGGAATAGCAGGGCTCGGAACGTTCGTATCCGACCGGTCTTCGGGGCGGTACCGAGACTTCTTGGTGGCTCCGGTAAAGAGCTGGCAACTGATCGCGGGCTACATGGTCTCGAGCGCGCTTGTCGCGATCGTCATGAGCGGGGTTGTGCTCCTCATCGGCGAGTCGTACCTGTTGGCGCGTGGATATCCTGTGGCGGGCGCCCTTGCGATGCTCCAGACGCTTGGTTACATCGTCCTGTTGAGTCTCACATTCTCGGGCGTCTCCGCGTTCGTGGTCACTTTCATCAAGTCCATCGGGGCGTTTGCTGCGTTGAGCACCGTAGTCGGCACCCTGGTCGGCTTCCTTGCCGGCGCCTACCTCCCTCTGGGCCTTCTGCCGCCAGCTGTCGTGAATGCAATCAACGTGCTTCCATTTTCGCAGGCATCCATGCTGATAAGAATTCCCCTCACTGAACCCGCCATCGAAGCGGTGACGGGTAATCAGGTACAAGCAGTGGCCGCGGTGCGTGCGTTCTACGGGGTTGACCTGTCGGTCGGTGACTTCGCCATCACTCAGGGGCTGGCCGTTGGGTTGCTTTTCGCCGTGATGGTTGTCTTCGCCACCGTCGCCACACTACGGATTCGAAAGGTGCTGCAGAAGTGA
- a CDS encoding ABC transporter ATP-binding protein, with amino-acid sequence MRGHLISVEHLKKSFGRVRAVDDLSFDVEAGSVFAFLGSNGAGKSTTISCLTTTLRADSGSIVINGNRVGAHDARVRRDIGVVFQDSFLDPALSPRENLLLRGGLYGTHSVQRLRHRIDELADIVDLGDFIDRRYGQLSGGQKRRADIARALIHDPSVLFLDEPTSGLDPHSREKVWSAIATLRATAGLTVFLTTHYMEEAENANSVMIIDHGRSVAHGTPLELRTKYSTTLLRGEVLEHEGWEKVGRVLAQLGLSFSREEKVLEVRVAEGQSAFEVAQALSPALSNVEIRHGSMDQVFLSLTHEGDDK; translated from the coding sequence GTGAGGGGTCACTTGATCAGCGTTGAGCATCTCAAGAAGAGTTTTGGGCGAGTTCGTGCGGTAGATGATCTGAGTTTCGACGTTGAAGCCGGAAGCGTATTCGCATTTCTTGGAAGCAACGGCGCCGGTAAATCAACCACCATTTCGTGCTTGACAACGACCTTGCGCGCGGATTCCGGTTCGATTGTGATCAACGGGAACCGCGTCGGGGCTCATGATGCACGAGTGAGGCGCGACATAGGGGTTGTCTTTCAGGACTCTTTCCTTGACCCTGCGCTATCGCCTAGGGAGAACCTGCTTCTTCGCGGGGGACTCTATGGGACGCACTCCGTCCAGCGGCTTCGGCATCGGATTGACGAACTTGCAGACATCGTCGATCTGGGCGACTTCATCGACCGGCGGTACGGCCAGCTTTCTGGAGGCCAGAAGAGGCGCGCCGACATAGCTCGAGCGCTGATCCACGACCCTTCGGTGCTGTTTCTCGATGAGCCGACATCGGGGTTGGACCCGCACAGCCGAGAAAAGGTGTGGAGCGCGATCGCCACGTTGCGGGCGACCGCCGGACTTACCGTGTTCCTGACTACGCACTACATGGAAGAGGCGGAGAACGCGAACTCGGTGATGATCATCGACCATGGGCGCTCGGTTGCCCACGGAACTCCGCTCGAGCTTCGAACGAAGTATTCGACGACTCTGCTTCGGGGTGAAGTCCTGGAACACGAAGGCTGGGAGAAGGTGGGCCGTGTGCTCGCGCAACTCGGCCTGTCCTTCAGTCGCGAAGAAAAGGTGCTCGAAGTTCGAGTCGCCGAGGGGCAGTCCGCTTTCGAAGTCGCCCAAGCCCTCAGCCCGGCGCTATCCAACGTGGAGATCCGCCACGGATCGATGGACCAGGTTTTCCTCAGCCTCACGCACGAGGGGGACGACAAGTGA